In a genomic window of Halalkalicoccus sp. CG83:
- a CDS encoding bacterio-opsin activator domain-containing protein: protein MGDRSTSIIVEFSVPAEEFALYETLCEVPGMTVEVERVVAHEADCIVPCFWTSGENYETFERVAEDDPSIRDLTKLDEVKGAILYRAEWVEDVETVAYTMTRTGATLLDATGEDGQWMLQLRFDTSEGTTAFQRYLEEHELEVELHRLYELTQPRLDGQPGLTDIQHETLVTALERGYYETPRDVSMSELADELGISQQALSKRLRGGHHTLVENSLTVDSPGSEEQGP, encoded by the coding sequence ATGGGCGACCGTAGCACGAGCATCATCGTCGAGTTCAGCGTTCCCGCCGAGGAGTTCGCGCTCTACGAGACGCTGTGTGAGGTTCCGGGGATGACCGTTGAGGTCGAGCGTGTCGTCGCACACGAGGCCGACTGCATCGTCCCGTGCTTCTGGACGTCCGGCGAGAACTACGAGACGTTCGAACGGGTGGCGGAGGACGATCCTTCCATCAGGGATCTCACCAAGCTCGACGAAGTGAAGGGTGCGATCCTCTACCGGGCGGAGTGGGTCGAGGACGTCGAGACGGTCGCCTATACGATGACGAGGACCGGAGCGACGCTTCTGGACGCGACGGGGGAGGACGGTCAGTGGATGCTGCAGCTGCGGTTCGATACGTCGGAGGGAACGACGGCCTTCCAGCGCTACCTCGAGGAGCACGAGTTGGAGGTCGAACTGCACCGCCTCTACGAGCTGACCCAGCCGCGGTTGGACGGTCAACCCGGCCTCACGGACATCCAACACGAGACGCTGGTGACCGCGCTCGAGAGGGGCTACTACGAGACCCCGCGGGACGTCTCGATGAGCGAGTTGGCCGACGAGCTCGGGATCTCCCAGCAGGCACTATCGAAGCGGCTCCGCGGCGGGCATCACACGCTGGTCGAAAACTCCCTCACCGTCGACTCACCGGGCTCGGAGGAGCAAGGGCCGTGA
- a CDS encoding glutamate-cysteine ligase family protein, which yields MQLGLESEYWVVDGEGRLTDGRPLLDAHERVEGEFVAPMIEVVTPPASGVEALEREFIEALRAVLDAAEREGVHVVPLGTPLTADAMPAVTDRGRFLERLYGPGIDAAKHCAGTHVHFEKRNVVEQVNLLTALDPALALVSSSPYYEGERLAYCSRAYAYRRRTGAAFSRYRDLWEYMESLGEWNARLDGAYAELRTLAHERGIDDATFERYVRAENAVLTPVRLRFGSPTVEWRTPDTALPSQVFRLVEEVERLVRRTEELPLGIGDEPGVGDDAITIPPFAALEKLTRQAVFDGPADDVTAYLRSMGLEPSAYEPIAVELSGPDRLDESEASGLRLRYADRLRRDVAELSGR from the coding sequence ATGCAACTGGGACTCGAGTCGGAGTACTGGGTGGTCGACGGCGAGGGACGGCTGACCGACGGCCGGCCGCTGCTCGACGCCCACGAGCGCGTCGAGGGGGAGTTCGTCGCCCCGATGATCGAGGTCGTCACACCGCCCGCCTCCGGCGTGGAGGCGCTCGAACGGGAGTTCATCGAGGCACTGCGGGCGGTGCTCGACGCCGCCGAACGCGAGGGAGTACACGTCGTTCCGCTCGGAACGCCGCTCACGGCCGACGCGATGCCCGCCGTCACCGATCGGGGGCGTTTTCTCGAGCGCCTCTACGGGCCGGGGATCGACGCCGCGAAGCACTGTGCCGGCACGCACGTTCACTTCGAGAAGCGAAACGTCGTCGAGCAGGTGAACCTGCTGACCGCGCTCGATCCCGCGCTGGCGCTCGTCTCCTCCTCGCCGTACTACGAGGGCGAACGCCTCGCGTACTGCTCGCGGGCGTACGCCTACCGCCGACGAACCGGGGCGGCGTTCTCGCGCTATCGCGACCTCTGGGAGTACATGGAGTCGCTCGGCGAGTGGAACGCCCGCCTCGACGGCGCCTACGCGGAGCTCCGGACGCTCGCACACGAGCGCGGGATCGACGACGCGACGTTCGAGCGATACGTCAGAGCGGAGAACGCCGTGTTGACGCCGGTCCGGCTCCGCTTCGGCTCGCCGACCGTCGAGTGGCGGACGCCGGACACGGCGCTTCCGAGCCAGGTCTTCCGGCTGGTCGAGGAGGTCGAACGGCTCGTCCGCCGCACCGAGGAGCTTCCCCTCGGGATCGGGGACGAGCCGGGCGTCGGCGACGACGCGATCACGATCCCGCCGTTCGCGGCGCTCGAGAAGCTCACCCGGCAGGCGGTCTTCGACGGGCCCGCCGACGACGTCACTGCGTACCTGCGATCGATGGGACTCGAGCCCAGCGCCTACGAGCCGATCGCGGTGGAACTCTCCGGCCCCGACCGGCTCGATGAGTCGGAGGCGAGCGGGCTACGACTGCGCTATGCCGATCGGCTCCGCCGGGACGTCGCGGAACTCTCTGGGCGTTAG
- a CDS encoding succinylglutamate desuccinylase/aspartoacylase family protein gives MVRGTHSAERLTLARLPSGLTVETTLHRYEGARDGPTLYVQAAQHGREVNGTATLRRFHERVDLDALAGTVLAVPVADPLTFDRVSYTTPEQLDSVNPNMNRAWPGDVDGTLHERMAATLWEHASSADAIVDLHTGSPEMLTHVVFREDDDDSRRLAEAFGTDLLLAEQAEEDADEMWAERNFDGKLRVAATGEGIPAITPELAYNKQIVNDAVETGVKGLFNVLRALGMLDGEPEENGEAILARNHLGRVTAVASGLFRANSDLGLGDRITAGTPLGTLYDPTTYEVLQEPVADRDGILYALTKEATVTGGEKLANVALVLD, from the coding sequence ATGGTACGCGGTACCCACTCCGCCGAACGGCTTACCCTCGCGCGGCTGCCCTCGGGCCTCACGGTCGAGACGACGCTACACCGATACGAGGGCGCACGCGATGGCCCCACCCTCTACGTTCAGGCCGCCCAGCACGGCCGGGAAGTGAACGGAACCGCCACCCTCAGACGGTTCCACGAACGAGTCGACCTCGACGCGCTGGCGGGGACCGTCCTCGCCGTTCCCGTCGCGGACCCGCTGACGTTCGATCGCGTCTCCTACACCACACCCGAGCAGCTCGACAGCGTCAATCCGAACATGAACCGAGCTTGGCCGGGCGACGTCGACGGGACGCTCCACGAGCGGATGGCCGCTACCCTCTGGGAACACGCGAGTTCGGCCGATGCCATCGTCGACCTCCACACCGGCAGCCCGGAGATGCTCACCCACGTCGTCTTCCGTGAGGACGACGACGACTCCCGACGGCTCGCCGAGGCGTTCGGCACCGATCTCTTACTGGCGGAACAGGCCGAGGAGGACGCCGACGAGATGTGGGCGGAGCGCAACTTCGACGGCAAGCTCCGCGTGGCGGCCACCGGCGAGGGGATCCCCGCGATCACGCCGGAGCTCGCGTACAACAAGCAGATCGTGAACGACGCGGTCGAGACCGGCGTCAAGGGGCTGTTCAACGTCCTCCGGGCGCTGGGGATGCTCGATGGCGAGCCCGAGGAGAACGGCGAGGCGATCCTCGCCCGTAACCATCTCGGCCGGGTGACGGCGGTCGCCTCGGGGCTGTTCCGGGCGAACTCCGATCTCGGCCTCGGCGACCGGATCACCGCCGGCACGCCGCTCGGAACGCTCTACGACCCGACGACATACGAGGTGCTCCAGGAACCGGTCGCGGACCGCGACGGGATCCTGTACGCGCTCACCAAGGAGGCGACGGTCACCGGCGGCGAGAAGCTCGCAAACGTCGCGCTCGTGCTCGACTAA
- a CDS encoding acyl-CoA thioesterase, with the protein MDGTSYGYTTDVRYRDLDPRGHVNHVVYVSYMEQAKGAFLREVVGVALDEVNTVVRSLDVEYERSIESGQQVTVDLRVENVGETSFTIAYRLSADGRLVATAETVSVLLDERGKPRAIPDRWRRRIEEYDRGDRGEPM; encoded by the coding sequence ATGGACGGGACCAGTTACGGCTACACCACCGACGTCCGGTATCGCGATCTCGATCCGAGAGGTCACGTCAACCACGTCGTCTACGTCTCGTACATGGAACAGGCGAAGGGAGCGTTCCTCAGGGAGGTCGTCGGGGTGGCGCTCGACGAGGTGAACACCGTCGTGCGCTCGCTCGACGTGGAGTACGAGCGCTCGATCGAGAGCGGCCAGCAGGTCACCGTCGACCTCCGGGTCGAGAACGTGGGCGAGACCAGCTTCACGATCGCCTACCGACTGAGCGCCGACGGTCGACTCGTCGCGACCGCCGAGACGGTCTCGGTGCTGCTCGACGAGAGGGGAAAGCCACGCGCGATCCCCGATCGCTGGCGACGGCGGATCGAGGAGTACGACCGCGGCGACCGCGGTGAGCCGATGTAA
- the ahbB gene encoding siroheme decarboxylase subunit beta, translating to MSTPDAGWRVGLDDVDAALVDGYQSGFPVERRPFRAVGEALGIGEEEALARVKRLRDRGVVRRFGAVLNPPVIGSSTLAAVRAPEERFEEIASVVNEYRQVNHNYRRDHEWNMWFVVTAGSRETRDRILEEIEERTGHPVLVLPMLTDFYIDLEFPVVNADRFARETDTEGRLARASAVDGTGASADAERVSATRISEEATGDLSGLEARVLLEIQEGLPLSATPYRDVARSLGAETDDVLAAVDRLLAEGCIKRIGCVVNHVVTGFDANCMVVWDVPDDDLDERGGAAGALPYVTLCYHRPRRPELDWPYNLFTMIHGRDPKAVDEKIDELAAEHLPYEHERLYSTETLKQTGARYGELLSE from the coding sequence ATGAGTACGCCCGACGCCGGCTGGCGGGTCGGCCTCGACGACGTCGACGCCGCGCTCGTCGACGGCTACCAGAGCGGCTTCCCGGTCGAGCGACGACCGTTTCGCGCCGTGGGCGAGGCCCTCGGGATCGGGGAGGAGGAGGCACTCGCGCGCGTCAAACGCCTCCGTGATCGAGGGGTCGTCCGGCGCTTCGGCGCGGTGTTGAACCCGCCCGTGATCGGCAGTTCGACGCTCGCGGCCGTCCGTGCCCCCGAGGAACGCTTCGAGGAGATCGCGAGCGTCGTGAACGAGTATCGGCAGGTCAACCACAACTACCGGCGCGATCACGAGTGGAACATGTGGTTCGTCGTCACCGCGGGCTCGCGGGAGACCCGCGACCGTATCCTCGAGGAGATCGAGGAGCGAACCGGCCACCCGGTCCTCGTGTTGCCGATGCTCACCGACTTCTACATCGACCTCGAGTTCCCGGTCGTGAACGCCGACCGCTTCGCCCGCGAGACCGACACGGAGGGACGACTCGCCCGCGCGAGCGCCGTGGACGGGACCGGCGCGTCCGCGGACGCCGAACGGGTGTCGGCTACCCGCATCAGCGAGGAAGCCACGGGCGACCTCTCGGGACTCGAGGCGCGGGTGCTCCTCGAGATCCAGGAGGGGCTCCCGCTCTCGGCGACGCCGTACCGCGACGTCGCCCGCTCGCTCGGCGCGGAGACCGACGACGTCCTCGCCGCCGTCGACCGGCTGCTCGCCGAGGGCTGCATCAAGCGCATCGGCTGTGTGGTAAACCACGTCGTCACCGGGTTCGACGCCAACTGCATGGTCGTCTGGGACGTCCCGGACGACGACCTCGACGAGCGGGGAGGGGCGGCCGGGGCGCTGCCGTACGTCACGCTCTGCTATCACCGACCGCGCCGACCCGAACTCGACTGGCCGTACAACCTCTTCACGATGATCCACGGGCGCGATCCGAAGGCCGTCGACGAGAAGATCGACGAACTCGCCGCCGAGCATCTCCCCTACGAGCACGAGCGGCTCTACTCGACGGAGACGTTGAAACAGACCGGAGCGCGATACGGCGAACTCCTCTCCGAGTGA
- a CDS encoding anthranilate phosphoribosyltransferase, protein MAQATEAYGEWPLKRLMSEVVGSGPKSADDMDYDQAEEAFRRILDLEPDPTTLGAFWLANRWKRNEPEELAAFTDVMRESVRVAEPDCDPVDCGANYDGKHTSALLGVGAGVVAAAAGTPVVTHSGDHVPTQKATAYKHVLDELDVRTDLESEESAEMVDECGFGFYYQPNFNPRVHELHSHRDRMGVRTFVNTIETLANPANADVHLGSFYHLPFAKKVVDTFERSEQSLGRVLMFQGMEGYDDVRPGLTKVAEWDDGDFSDFEVQTGEYGMDFESEDLEVEDVEADSARITREVLSGERDDRFADAIALNAALRIYAREDADSIDAGLERAREVLESGEAEAVLEDLQAF, encoded by the coding sequence ATGGCCCAAGCGACCGAGGCGTACGGCGAGTGGCCGCTCAAACGGCTGATGAGCGAGGTGGTCGGATCGGGTCCGAAGTCCGCCGACGACATGGACTACGATCAGGCGGAGGAGGCGTTCCGACGCATCCTCGACCTGGAGCCCGACCCCACGACGCTGGGGGCGTTCTGGCTCGCGAACCGCTGGAAGCGAAACGAGCCCGAGGAGCTCGCGGCGTTCACCGACGTGATGCGCGAGTCGGTCCGCGTCGCCGAGCCCGACTGCGACCCCGTCGACTGCGGGGCGAACTACGACGGCAAGCACACCTCCGCGCTGCTGGGCGTGGGCGCGGGCGTCGTCGCGGCCGCCGCGGGTACCCCGGTCGTGACCCACTCGGGGGATCACGTCCCGACCCAGAAGGCGACCGCCTACAAGCACGTCCTCGACGAACTCGACGTCAGGACCGACCTCGAGTCCGAGGAGAGCGCGGAGATGGTCGACGAGTGTGGCTTCGGCTTCTACTACCAGCCCAACTTCAACCCGCGCGTCCACGAACTCCACAGCCACCGCGACCGGATGGGCGTACGGACGTTCGTTAACACGATCGAGACGCTCGCGAACCCCGCGAACGCCGACGTCCACCTGGGCAGCTTCTATCACCTGCCGTTCGCGAAGAAGGTCGTCGACACGTTCGAGCGAAGCGAGCAGTCGCTCGGACGCGTGCTCATGTTCCAGGGGATGGAGGGCTACGACGACGTCCGGCCCGGGCTGACGAAGGTCGCCGAGTGGGACGACGGCGACTTTTCCGACTTCGAGGTCCAGACCGGCGAGTACGGAATGGACTTCGAGAGCGAGGACCTGGAGGTCGAGGACGTCGAGGCCGACTCCGCACGGATCACCCGCGAGGTGCTCTCGGGCGAGCGCGACGATCGGTTCGCCGACGCGATCGCGCTCAACGCCGCGCTTCGGATCTACGCCCGCGAGGATGCAGACTCGATCGACGCCGGCCTCGAGCGCGCCCGCGAGGTGCTCGAGAGCGGCGAGGCCGAGGCCGTCCTCGAGGACCTGCAGGCGTTCTGA
- a CDS encoding transporter — MVRLSSLVMLAGVVLLFVPIPPVATILGIVVILIGVALRLLTDS; from the coding sequence ATGGTGCGCCTCTCGAGCCTCGTGATGCTCGCCGGCGTCGTCCTGCTGTTCGTCCCGATCCCGCCGGTAGCGACGATCCTCGGGATCGTCGTGATCCTGATCGGCGTCGCCCTCAGGCTGCTGACCGACAGCTGA
- a CDS encoding metal-dependent hydrolase, whose product MWPWTHVAFGYLLYTGLTRGRSGAPPGDVATLWLFLGTQLPDLIDKPLAWTFDLVPSGRMLVHTLFVAVPACWLVHRYWRRRENPEYGVAFGVGYLSHVFGDAIGSLLLGEYAFVRFLVWPLLSVPVDEQRGILSELATADPTLSPAFAVQAAMGLGIVALWAYDGAPGMAVVRRHLGRGRNR is encoded by the coding sequence ATGTGGCCCTGGACCCACGTCGCGTTCGGCTACCTCCTGTATACGGGACTGACGCGCGGCCGGTCGGGCGCGCCGCCGGGCGACGTGGCGACGCTGTGGCTGTTCCTCGGAACCCAGCTACCGGACCTGATCGACAAACCGCTCGCGTGGACGTTCGACCTGGTCCCCTCCGGACGGATGCTCGTCCACACGCTGTTCGTCGCCGTTCCGGCGTGCTGGCTGGTCCATCGGTACTGGAGACGGAGAGAAAACCCGGAGTACGGCGTCGCCTTCGGCGTCGGCTACCTCTCGCACGTCTTCGGCGACGCGATCGGATCGCTACTGCTCGGCGAATACGCCTTCGTCCGGTTTCTCGTCTGGCCGCTGCTGTCGGTCCCCGTGGACGAGCAACGGGGAATACTGTCCGAACTCGCTACGGCGGACCCGACGCTCTCGCCGGCGTTCGCGGTACAGGCGGCGATGGGTCTCGGGATCGTCGCGCTGTGGGCGTACGACGGCGCGCCCGGGATGGCCGTCGTCCGGCGTCATCTGGGCCGAGGACGGAATCGCTGA
- a CDS encoding peptidylprolyl isomerase, whose product MATTATLHTSVGDIEIELYDERAPRTVENFLNLAEHDPAADADPAPDTTTWEDPETGETRGDGLFNGVVFHRIIEEFMIQTGDPTGTGRGGPGYQFDDEFHDELRHDSAGTVSMANSGPDTNGSQFFITLAPQPHLDDRHAVFGQVIDGMDVVERIGEVETDAQDQPIEPVEIESVTVDR is encoded by the coding sequence ATGGCCACGACCGCGACGCTGCACACATCGGTGGGTGATATCGAGATCGAACTCTACGACGAGCGTGCGCCCCGCACGGTAGAGAACTTCCTCAATCTGGCCGAACACGACCCGGCCGCCGACGCCGACCCCGCTCCCGACACCACCACGTGGGAGGACCCCGAGACCGGCGAGACGCGGGGCGACGGGCTCTTCAACGGCGTCGTCTTCCACCGGATCATCGAGGAGTTCATGATCCAGACCGGCGACCCGACCGGCACCGGCCGGGGCGGCCCGGGCTACCAGTTCGACGACGAGTTCCACGACGAACTGCGCCACGACTCGGCGGGAACCGTCTCGATGGCCAACAGCGGTCCGGACACCAACGGCTCGCAGTTCTTCATCACGCTCGCGCCCCAGCCCCATCTGGACGACCGCCACGCCGTCTTCGGGCAGGTGATCGACGGGATGGACGTCGTCGAGCGGATCGGCGAGGTCGAGACCGACGCCCAGGATCAGCCGATCGAACCCGTCGAGATCGAGTCCGTGACGGTGGACCGATAA
- a CDS encoding sugar phosphate nucleotidyltransferase, which translates to MGVPAVVLAAGEGTRLRPLTRNRPKPMLPAANKPILSYVFDGLIEAGVTDITVVVGYKRSRVQDHFGPNYRNVPLQYVVQDKQLGSGHALLAVEEEFDEPFLVVYGDQIIASSIIGDVLNAMNENDAAATLGVLDHNRVEHYGGVILDDGGVTDLVERPEDEREYQLNAGVYGVKPAIFEAIRNAEPREGEHSLIDALSWLVDSEETVAGTVTGGLWVDATYPWDLLEVSRDLCLAGVVGESREERIDDSANVHETAVIREPVVIGPDCEVGAGAVLGPYACLGENVTVESNAVVDDSVLDSDTRVGPNATVVDCVTGQGAHIGAAATVPGGPGDVRVGNRVFEDEQLGAVVADRAHVEGGVNFAPGTMIGSDATVYAGTTVRGTIADETVVR; encoded by the coding sequence ATGGGAGTTCCTGCAGTCGTGCTGGCTGCCGGTGAAGGGACGCGTCTGCGTCCCCTGACCCGGAACCGGCCCAAGCCGATGCTGCCAGCCGCCAACAAACCGATCCTCTCGTACGTGTTCGACGGCCTGATCGAGGCGGGCGTCACGGACATCACCGTCGTCGTCGGTTACAAACGTAGCCGCGTTCAGGACCACTTCGGTCCGAACTACCGGAACGTCCCGCTTCAGTACGTCGTACAGGACAAACAGCTCGGTTCCGGGCACGCGTTGTTGGCCGTCGAGGAGGAGTTCGACGAGCCGTTCCTCGTCGTCTACGGCGACCAGATCATCGCGTCGTCGATCATCGGGGACGTCCTGAACGCCATGAACGAGAACGACGCGGCTGCCACCCTCGGCGTCCTGGACCACAACCGGGTCGAACACTACGGGGGCGTCATCCTCGACGACGGCGGGGTGACCGACCTCGTCGAACGTCCAGAGGACGAACGCGAGTATCAGCTCAACGCCGGCGTCTACGGCGTCAAGCCGGCGATCTTCGAGGCGATCCGGAACGCCGAACCGCGCGAGGGCGAACACTCGCTGATCGACGCGCTCTCGTGGCTGGTCGACTCCGAGGAGACGGTCGCGGGGACGGTCACCGGGGGGCTATGGGTGGATGCGACCTACCCGTGGGACCTCCTCGAGGTGAGTCGCGACCTCTGTCTCGCGGGCGTCGTCGGCGAGAGCCGCGAGGAGCGCATCGACGACAGCGCGAACGTCCACGAGACGGCGGTCATCCGCGAGCCCGTCGTGATCGGGCCCGATTGTGAGGTCGGTGCCGGCGCGGTGCTCGGTCCCTACGCCTGTCTCGGCGAGAACGTCACCGTCGAGTCGAACGCCGTCGTCGACGACTCGGTGCTCGACTCGGACACCCGCGTCGGTCCGAACGCGACGGTCGTCGACTGCGTCACCGGCCAGGGCGCCCATATCGGAGCCGCAGCGACGGTTCCGGGCGGCCCGGGGGACGTGCGCGTCGGCAATCGAGTGTTCGAGGACGAACAGCTCGGCGCCGTGGTGGCGGATCGAGCGCACGTCGAGGGCGGCGTGAACTTCGCGCCCGGAACCATGATCGGTTCGGACGCGACCGTATACGCCGGGACGACGGTGCGTGGAACGATCGCGGACGAGACGGTGGTGAGATAA
- a CDS encoding ferredoxin, with product MSDSDDGGVVRASEIGESNAPPVEEKPYKIIFEANKCFGAGKCAEASRNWELDFETGIAKPRSYFIGEDELEENVRAAELCPAKKDRGVIHVVDRRTDEEIAPDPHGDGTLSVDW from the coding sequence ATGAGCGATTCAGACGACGGTGGCGTCGTCCGTGCGAGCGAGATCGGCGAATCGAACGCGCCGCCGGTCGAGGAGAAACCGTACAAGATCATCTTCGAGGCGAACAAGTGCTTCGGCGCGGGCAAGTGTGCCGAGGCCTCACGGAACTGGGAGCTCGACTTCGAGACGGGGATCGCCAAACCCCGCTCGTACTTCATCGGCGAGGACGAACTCGAGGAGAACGTTCGCGCGGCCGAGCTCTGTCCGGCGAAGAAGGACCGCGGCGTCATCCACGTGGTCGACCGACGAACCGACGAGGAGATCGCGCCCGATCCGCACGGTGACGGCACGCTGAGCGTCGACTGGTAG
- the glmS gene encoding glutamine--fructose-6-phosphate transaminase (isomerizing), translated as MCGIIGYAGSGRDREVLDVLLTGLSGLEYRGYDSAGVALADDSISVMKREGELEELEAALEEHGSPTGNVGIGHTRWSTHGPPSDRNAHPHTDDEARVAVVHNGIIENYEHLREELSAAGYVFKSDTDTEVVPHMIRHYLEEGLDDEAAFRKAVSRLEGSYALAAVFRGSDTIYATRQDSPLVLGVADDGHYLASDVPAFIQYTDRVIYLEDGQFAALTGDEVTVSTADGTVVEPPVERVEWDAEDAGKSGYDHYMLKEINEQPRSLRQCLRGRVDELEGEITVEELDELPAPRRVQFVACGTSYHAALYGELTLRERGVHAQTFLASEYDHGSVPIDEETLVIGVTQSGETADTLRALRQAKRMGASTLAVTNVVGSSAARECDYTMYIRAGPEIGVAATKTFATQQTALTLVADAIKDGQRRELLGALRSLPDHVQSILDDSNAREIAAEYENAGAYFFIGRGYNYPVALEGALKMKEISYKHAEGFAAGELKHGPLALVTDQTPVFAVVTGDGERATKTIGNVKEVEARGAPVVAVTDGRSDIERYADHVLEIPDTHERIGSILANVQLQLVSYWVANRLDRSIDKPRNLAKSVTVE; from the coding sequence ATGTGTGGAATCATCGGCTACGCCGGCAGCGGGCGGGATCGGGAGGTCCTCGACGTGCTCCTGACGGGACTGTCGGGCCTGGAGTATCGCGGCTACGACTCAGCGGGGGTGGCACTCGCCGACGACAGCATCTCCGTGATGAAGCGCGAGGGCGAACTCGAGGAGCTCGAGGCCGCGCTCGAGGAGCACGGCTCCCCCACCGGAAACGTCGGCATCGGCCACACCCGCTGGAGCACCCACGGTCCGCCTTCCGATCGGAACGCCCATCCCCACACCGACGACGAGGCCAGGGTCGCGGTCGTCCACAACGGCATCATCGAGAACTACGAGCACCTGCGCGAGGAACTCTCCGCCGCGGGGTACGTCTTCAAGAGCGACACGGACACCGAGGTCGTCCCCCACATGATCCGCCACTACCTGGAGGAGGGACTGGACGACGAGGCGGCGTTCCGGAAGGCGGTCTCGCGGCTCGAGGGAAGCTACGCGCTCGCGGCGGTCTTCCGCGGTTCGGACACCATCTACGCCACGCGACAGGACTCGCCGCTCGTGCTTGGAGTCGCCGACGACGGCCACTACCTGGCGAGCGACGTCCCTGCGTTCATCCAGTACACCGACCGAGTGATCTACCTCGAGGACGGCCAGTTCGCGGCGCTGACCGGCGACGAGGTCACCGTCAGCACGGCCGATGGAACGGTGGTCGAGCCGCCCGTCGAACGCGTCGAGTGGGACGCCGAGGACGCCGGCAAGAGCGGCTACGACCACTACATGCTGAAGGAGATCAACGAGCAGCCCCGATCGCTGCGCCAGTGTCTCCGCGGTCGGGTCGACGAGCTCGAGGGGGAGATCACGGTCGAGGAGCTCGACGAGCTCCCGGCCCCCAGACGGGTGCAGTTCGTCGCCTGCGGCACCTCGTATCACGCCGCGCTCTACGGCGAGCTGACGCTTCGCGAACGCGGGGTGCATGCCCAGACGTTCCTCGCGAGCGAGTACGATCACGGTTCGGTGCCGATCGACGAGGAGACCCTCGTCATCGGCGTCACCCAGAGCGGCGAGACCGCGGACACGCTTCGGGCGCTCCGACAGGCGAAACGGATGGGGGCGTCGACGCTCGCGGTGACGAACGTCGTCGGCTCCTCGGCGGCCCGCGAGTGTGACTACACCATGTACATCCGCGCCGGCCCGGAGATCGGCGTCGCCGCGACCAAGACCTTCGCCACCCAGCAGACCGCCCTCACGCTGGTCGCCGACGCCATCAAGGACGGTCAGCGCCGCGAGCTACTGGGCGCGCTCCGGAGCCTGCCCGACCACGTCCAGTCGATCCTCGACGACTCGAACGCCCGGGAGATCGCCGCCGAGTACGAGAACGCCGGAGCGTACTTCTTCATCGGACGCGGCTACAACTACCCCGTGGCGCTCGAGGGGGCGCTGAAGATGAAGGAGATCAGCTACAAACACGCGGAAGGGTTCGCTGCGGGAGAGCTCAAACACGGCCCGCTCGCGCTCGTCACCGATCAGACGCCCGTGTTCGCGGTGGTGACCGGCGACGGCGAGCGTGCGACCAAGACGATCGGCAACGTCAAGGAGGTCGAGGCGCGCGGCGCGCCCGTCGTTGCGGTCACGGACGGCCGCTCGGACATCGAACGCTATGCGGATCACGTCCTCGAGATCCCCGACACCCACGAGCGGATCGGTTCGATCCTCGCGAACGTCCAGCTCCAGCTCGTCTCCTACTGGGTCGCGAACCGCCTCGACCGCTCGATCGACAAACCGCGCAACCTCGCGAAGAGCGTCACCGTCGAGTAG